A window from Actinomycetospora corticicola encodes these proteins:
- a CDS encoding MaoC family dehydratase, translating into MRTFAGVDEVLAAVGERLGPGEWVTVDQKTVDTFADATGDHQWIHVDPERAAQGPFGGPIAHGLLTLSLLPVLLAGLYRIEGVRMGVNYGFNKVRFPAPVAVGSRVRATATVAEVTPLDGAVQVVFATVIEIEGGSKPACVVESVGRFYV; encoded by the coding sequence ATGCGGACGTTCGCCGGGGTCGACGAGGTGCTCGCCGCGGTCGGGGAGAGGCTCGGGCCGGGGGAGTGGGTGACGGTCGACCAGAAGACGGTCGACACGTTCGCCGACGCGACCGGGGACCACCAGTGGATCCACGTCGACCCGGAGCGCGCGGCGCAGGGACCGTTCGGCGGGCCCATCGCGCACGGGCTGCTCACCCTCTCGCTCCTGCCGGTGCTGCTCGCAGGGCTGTACCGCATCGAGGGCGTGCGGATGGGCGTGAACTACGGATTCAACAAGGTCCGCTTCCCGGCGCCCGTCGCCGTGGGGTCCCGGGTTCGCGCCACCGCCACGGTCGCGGAGGTGACCCCGCTCGACGGGGCCGTGCAGGTCGTGTTCGCCACCGTCATCGAGATCGAGGGCGGGTCCAAGCCCGCCTGCGTGGTCGAGAGCGTCGGCCGCTTCTACGTCTGA
- a CDS encoding SDR family NAD(P)-dependent oxidoreductase, whose translation MSGVEGRVVAVTGAGGGLGREYALLLARHGARVVVNDLGGARDGTGSGHSAANAVVEEIRVAGGEAVANHDSVADPAGGAQVVADAVEAFGRIDGVVANAGILRDGAFHKMSEADWRAVQDVHVGGAFHVVRAAWPHFREQRHGRVVVATSTSGIYGNFGQANYGTAKGGLIGLIRTLAIEGARYGILANAIAPMAATRMTADIAPPEVLEKLGPAHVAPVVAHLLGDECTDSGEVIVAGGGQVQRVAWFQSKGVTFAEVPTPEQVTDRWAEITDLSGAVPGVNPVG comes from the coding sequence GTGTCCGGAGTCGAAGGTCGCGTCGTCGCCGTCACCGGGGCGGGCGGTGGGCTCGGCCGGGAGTACGCCCTGCTGCTGGCCCGGCACGGCGCCCGCGTCGTGGTGAACGACCTGGGCGGCGCCCGGGACGGCACCGGGTCGGGCCACTCCGCGGCCAACGCCGTCGTCGAGGAGATCCGGGTCGCCGGCGGCGAGGCCGTCGCGAACCACGACAGCGTCGCCGACCCCGCGGGCGGCGCGCAGGTCGTCGCCGACGCGGTGGAAGCGTTCGGGCGCATCGACGGCGTCGTCGCGAACGCGGGAATCCTGCGCGACGGCGCGTTCCACAAGATGAGCGAGGCCGACTGGCGGGCGGTGCAGGACGTCCACGTCGGCGGCGCCTTCCACGTGGTCCGGGCGGCGTGGCCGCACTTCCGCGAGCAGCGCCACGGACGCGTCGTCGTCGCCACCTCGACGTCGGGCATCTACGGCAACTTCGGGCAGGCGAACTACGGCACGGCCAAGGGCGGGCTGATCGGCCTCATCCGCACGCTCGCCATCGAGGGAGCGCGGTACGGGATCCTCGCCAACGCGATCGCCCCGATGGCCGCGACCCGGATGACCGCGGACATCGCGCCGCCGGAGGTGCTGGAGAAGCTCGGGCCGGCGCACGTCGCGCCCGTGGTGGCGCACCTGCTCGGCGACGAGTGCACCGATTCCGGCGAGGTGATCGTCGCGGGCGGCGGCCAGGTCCAGCGGGTCGCCTGGTTCCAGTCGAAGGGCGTCACCTTCGCCGAGGTCCCGACCCCGGAGCAGGTCACCGACCGCTGGGCCGAGATCACCGACCTCTCCGGCGCCGTGCCCGGCGTCAACCCGGTCGGATGA
- a CDS encoding thiolase family protein, with protein MSAAREAVIVEAVRTPVGRGKAGGALSGVHPIDLLAGTLEALVARTGLDPALVEDVICGCAQQVGEQSGNIGHNASLAAGFPEAVPGTTINRQCGSSQQAAAFAAQGVIAGAYDVVVACGVESMSAVPIGRSRPSSRGERTARRYPEGLVNQGVSAELVARRWKLSREELDAYAAESHRRAAVSWSDGFFDAEAVPVGGHRTDETVRAGTTAEGLAGLRPSFRTDEMAARFPEIDWSITPGNSSPLTDGASAVLIMDADRAEALGLRPRARFHAFSVVGDDPLMMLTGPIPATHKVLARAGLTLDEIDAYEVNEAFASVPLAWQHEFGADPARLNPRGGAIALGHALGSSGTRLLVTLLHHLEATGGRYGLQTMCEAGGMANGTIIERI; from the coding sequence ATGAGCGCCGCGCGCGAGGCCGTGATCGTCGAGGCCGTCCGCACCCCGGTCGGCCGCGGCAAGGCCGGCGGTGCCCTGTCCGGAGTCCACCCGATCGACCTGCTCGCGGGCACCCTCGAGGCGCTCGTCGCGCGCACCGGGCTCGACCCCGCGCTGGTCGAGGACGTCATCTGCGGCTGTGCGCAGCAGGTCGGGGAGCAGTCCGGCAACATCGGGCACAACGCCTCGCTCGCGGCGGGGTTCCCCGAGGCAGTGCCCGGCACGACGATCAACCGGCAGTGCGGTTCCAGCCAGCAGGCCGCCGCGTTCGCCGCGCAGGGCGTCATCGCCGGCGCCTACGACGTCGTGGTCGCCTGTGGGGTCGAGTCGATGAGCGCGGTGCCGATCGGCAGATCCCGCCCGAGCAGCCGAGGCGAGCGGACGGCCCGGCGCTACCCGGAGGGCCTGGTCAACCAGGGCGTCTCGGCCGAGCTCGTCGCCCGGCGCTGGAAGCTCTCCCGCGAGGAGCTCGACGCGTACGCCGCGGAGTCGCACCGCCGGGCGGCGGTGAGCTGGTCGGACGGGTTCTTCGACGCCGAGGCCGTGCCGGTCGGCGGGCACCGCACCGACGAGACGGTCCGCGCGGGGACGACGGCGGAGGGTCTTGCGGGGCTGCGGCCCTCGTTCCGCACCGACGAGATGGCCGCCCGCTTCCCGGAGATCGACTGGAGCATCACCCCGGGCAACTCCTCGCCGCTGACCGACGGCGCCTCCGCGGTGCTGATCATGGACGCCGACCGGGCCGAGGCGCTCGGGCTGCGGCCGCGGGCCCGGTTCCACGCGTTCTCGGTGGTCGGGGACGACCCGCTCATGATGCTCACCGGCCCGATCCCGGCCACCCACAAGGTCCTCGCCCGCGCCGGGCTCACGCTCGACGAGATCGACGCCTACGAGGTCAACGAGGCCTTCGCGTCGGTGCCGCTGGCGTGGCAGCACGAGTTCGGTGCCGATCCCGCCCGCCTCAACCCCCGGGGTGGCGCCATCGCGCTCGGCCACGCCCTGGGCTCGTCGGGGACGCGGTTGCTGGTGACGCTCCTGCACCACCTCGAGGCGACCGGCGGGCGCTACGGGCTGCAGACCATGTGCGAGGCCGGCGGCATGGCCAACGGCACGATCATCGAGCGGATCTGA
- a CDS encoding LLM class flavin-dependent oxidoreductase, whose translation MHVGMGLFFQGLEPGRDDHDVVRGGLALADQAEPRGFDSIWTAEHHFTRYHMMPNPAQLLTYLAGRTRTVRLGTMVMVLPWHDPVRVAEEIAWLDSVSGGRVLLGLGRGLGAIEFDDFRLEMGESRQRFVEYATAISASFESGAIEHDGELYRQPRAELHPPAFTTFRGRTYASAVSPESARIMATLGYGLMLIAQKPWEVTVRETAEYRELYREIHDEDPPAPVLVNFTTVDPDPARAQDLHDEYATAYARSTIEHYGFTDPRLETVPGYEYYAGLRRNITRHGLPAFNRFLADLQMGGTPDELVEQTVERVRALGAGGVVNLFAFGGMPQHVAQRAVDVYAEQVLPRLAAIDVHRDVGLTAQRA comes from the coding sequence ATGCACGTGGGGATGGGGCTGTTCTTCCAGGGCCTGGAGCCCGGCCGCGACGACCACGACGTCGTCCGCGGCGGCCTGGCGCTCGCCGACCAGGCCGAGCCGCGGGGCTTCGACTCGATCTGGACCGCCGAACACCACTTCACGCGGTATCACATGATGCCGAACCCGGCGCAGCTGTTGACCTACCTCGCGGGCCGCACGCGCACCGTCCGGCTCGGCACGATGGTCATGGTGCTGCCGTGGCACGACCCGGTGCGCGTCGCCGAGGAGATCGCCTGGCTGGACTCGGTGTCCGGCGGGCGGGTGCTGCTCGGGCTCGGTCGCGGCCTCGGCGCCATCGAGTTCGACGACTTCCGCCTCGAGATGGGGGAGTCCCGGCAGCGGTTCGTCGAGTACGCGACGGCGATCTCGGCGTCCTTCGAGTCCGGCGCGATCGAGCACGACGGCGAGCTCTACCGCCAGCCGCGCGCCGAGCTCCACCCGCCCGCGTTCACCACGTTCCGCGGGCGGACCTACGCCTCGGCGGTGTCGCCGGAATCGGCCCGCATCATGGCGACCCTGGGCTATGGCCTGATGCTGATCGCGCAGAAGCCGTGGGAGGTCACGGTGCGCGAGACCGCGGAGTACCGCGAGCTCTACCGGGAGATCCACGACGAGGACCCGCCCGCACCGGTCCTCGTGAACTTCACGACCGTCGACCCCGACCCGGCCCGGGCGCAGGACCTGCACGACGAGTACGCGACGGCCTACGCGCGCTCGACGATCGAGCACTACGGGTTCACCGACCCGCGTCTGGAGACCGTGCCGGGCTACGAGTACTACGCCGGGCTGCGGCGCAACATCACCAGGCACGGACTGCCCGCGTTCAACCGGTTCCTGGCCGACCTGCAGATGGGCGGGACGCCCGACGAGCTGGTCGAGCAGACCGTCGAGCGGGTCCGCGCCCTCGGTGCCGGCGGCGTGGTCAACCTGTTCGCCTTCGGCGGGATGCCGCAGCACGTCGCGCAGCGGGCGGTGGACGTCTACGCCGAGCAGGTGCTCCCACGGCTCGCCGCGATCGACGTCCACCGCGACGTGGGGCTCACGGCTCAGAGGGCGTAG
- a CDS encoding SDR family oxidoreductase: MDGSWALVAGGSGGIGRAVCGALAADGWDVVLTYRHGAEAAAAAAGDVEAAGRRAVVAQVDLTDAAATASVVRSERFGAVVYAAGPHIPMRYISAVTPEQYRDQLLGDTVAAYNLLHPAIEVLRGTQGSMVALVTPAVERYSKKDMLSSAPKASVAATVRGIAAEEGRYGVRANCVGVGLLEGEGMWKELVARGDYTDELLATARANLALRRFGSVQDVAEVVRFLVSARAGWITGQTLNVDGGYAL, encoded by the coding sequence GTGGACGGCTCCTGGGCACTGGTGGCGGGCGGATCGGGCGGCATCGGTCGGGCGGTGTGCGGGGCGCTCGCGGCGGACGGCTGGGACGTCGTGCTGACCTACCGGCACGGGGCGGAGGCCGCGGCGGCCGCGGCCGGCGACGTGGAGGCGGCCGGGCGGCGGGCCGTCGTGGCGCAGGTCGACCTGACCGACGCCGCCGCGACCGCCTCCGTGGTCCGGTCCGAGCGGTTCGGAGCCGTGGTCTACGCGGCCGGCCCGCACATCCCGATGCGCTACATCTCCGCCGTCACCCCCGAGCAGTACCGCGACCAGCTCCTCGGCGACACCGTGGCGGCCTACAACCTGCTGCACCCGGCGATCGAGGTGCTGCGCGGCACGCAGGGGTCGATGGTCGCGCTGGTGACGCCGGCGGTGGAGCGCTACTCGAAGAAGGACATGCTCTCGTCCGCGCCGAAGGCGTCGGTGGCCGCGACCGTCCGCGGGATCGCCGCCGAGGAGGGCCGTTACGGCGTGCGCGCGAACTGCGTGGGCGTCGGGCTCCTCGAGGGCGAGGGCATGTGGAAGGAGCTGGTGGCGCGCGGCGACTACACCGACGAGCTCCTCGCGACCGCCCGCGCGAACCTCGCCCTGCGACGGTTCGGGTCGGTGCAGGACGTCGCCGAGGTGGTGCGCTTCCTCGTCTCCGCCCGGGCCGGCTGGATCACCGGGCAGACGCTCAACGTCGACGGCGGCTACGCCCTCTGA
- a CDS encoding CaiB/BaiF CoA transferase family protein, whose product MRNSGPLDGVQVIELAGIGPGPFAAMLLADLGADVIRIDRPTGAGLAPAPPTADVLNRGKRSIVLDLKRPEAVEALLALTATADVLVEGNRPGVTERLGVGPEDVWARNPRLVYGRMTGWGQDGPWAQAAGHDIGYIALTGALHAIGPADGPPVPPLNLLGDFGGGSTYLVIGILAALTEAARTGRGQVVDAAILDGTSHLLAAIHAMLGSGRWTDRRGANMLDGGTPYYAVYAAADGGHLAVGALEPTFYAEFLRLLGVDEDPARQHDRDHWPELRTTIAAAFATRTRDEWAAVFAGTDACVAPVLGLTEAAAHPQVAARDSVVEHEGRLQPGPAPRFSGHPVAGPAPSPTPGAHSWEVLAAAGVDVDALLASGAAVQAPVPS is encoded by the coding sequence ATGAGAAACTCGGGCCCCCTCGACGGCGTCCAGGTGATCGAGCTGGCCGGGATCGGTCCCGGGCCCTTCGCCGCGATGCTGCTCGCCGACCTCGGCGCCGACGTGATTCGCATCGACCGGCCGACCGGCGCGGGGCTCGCCCCGGCACCGCCCACCGCGGACGTGCTGAACCGGGGGAAGCGCTCGATCGTCCTCGACCTCAAGCGCCCGGAGGCGGTCGAGGCCCTGCTGGCGCTCACCGCGACCGCCGACGTCCTGGTCGAGGGCAACCGGCCGGGCGTCACCGAGCGCCTCGGCGTCGGGCCCGAGGACGTGTGGGCCCGCAACCCGCGGCTGGTCTACGGCCGCATGACCGGCTGGGGCCAGGACGGGCCCTGGGCGCAGGCCGCCGGGCACGACATCGGCTACATCGCGCTCACGGGTGCGCTGCACGCGATCGGCCCCGCGGACGGTCCGCCCGTGCCGCCCCTGAACCTCCTCGGCGACTTCGGCGGCGGGTCGACCTACCTCGTCATCGGCATCCTCGCGGCGCTCACCGAGGCGGCGCGCACGGGCCGCGGGCAGGTGGTCGACGCCGCGATCCTCGACGGCACCTCGCACCTGCTCGCGGCGATCCACGCGATGCTCGGCTCCGGCCGCTGGACCGACCGCCGCGGCGCGAACATGCTCGACGGCGGGACGCCCTACTACGCGGTCTACGCCGCCGCCGACGGCGGCCACCTGGCGGTCGGGGCGCTGGAACCGACGTTCTACGCCGAGTTCCTCCGGCTGCTCGGCGTCGACGAGGACCCGGCCCGCCAGCACGACCGCGACCACTGGCCGGAGCTGCGCACCACGATCGCCGCCGCGTTCGCGACCCGCACCCGCGACGAGTGGGCCGCGGTCTTCGCCGGCACCGACGCGTGTGTCGCGCCCGTCCTCGGGCTCACCGAGGCGGCGGCGCATCCGCAGGTCGCGGCCCGGGACAGCGTCGTCGAGCACGAGGGCCGGCTCCAGCCGGGGCCCGCACCCCGCTTCTCCGGTCACCCCGTGGCCGGGCCGGCGCCCTCCCCGACGCCGGGTGCCCACTCCTGGGAGGTGCTCGCCGCGGCGGGCGTCGACGTGGACGCCCTGCTTGCGTCGGGCGCCGCGGTCCAGGCGCCGGTGCCGTCCTGA
- a CDS encoding GH12 family glycosyl hydrolase domain-containing protein produces the protein MEPKTDMGGSRRTTRPGRHRARRPLVIVALVAALAAGLGALVVGPAMGSAAAPRQTCDQFGSLGVSGDKYVIQNARWGADTKQCITENGPSGFVVDTAEHTNTKGPAGYPSIYRGCNYGYCTKTSPFPAQVYNLGAIRSSWATTGPTDKTAVQQYNTAYDIWFHPTKDNPGRPQGAELMIWLNRTSWVQPIGKPYYDVTIAGTKWTVWYGKADPPVISYVRKTPVTSVTNLPLDAFARDAMLRGVVKPTWWLQSVQAGFEPWTGGAGLTTTSFSVTRNGQ, from the coding sequence GTGGAGCCGAAGACCGACATGGGGGGTTCGCGGAGGACGACGCGTCCCGGGCGGCACCGCGCGCGACGCCCGCTGGTGATCGTCGCCCTGGTCGCAGCCCTGGCCGCCGGCCTCGGCGCCCTCGTCGTGGGGCCGGCCATGGGGTCGGCCGCGGCGCCCCGTCAGACGTGCGACCAGTTCGGGTCGCTGGGCGTGTCCGGCGACAAGTACGTGATCCAGAACGCCCGCTGGGGCGCGGACACCAAGCAGTGCATCACCGAGAACGGGCCCTCCGGGTTCGTCGTCGACACGGCCGAGCACACGAACACCAAGGGCCCGGCCGGCTACCCGTCGATCTACCGGGGCTGCAACTACGGCTACTGCACGAAGACGTCGCCGTTCCCGGCGCAGGTCTACAACCTCGGCGCGATCCGGTCCTCCTGGGCCACCACCGGCCCCACCGACAAGACCGCCGTCCAGCAGTACAACACCGCCTACGACATCTGGTTCCACCCGACGAAGGACAACCCCGGCCGCCCGCAGGGCGCGGAGCTGATGATCTGGCTCAACCGGACCTCGTGGGTCCAGCCGATCGGCAAGCCGTACTACGACGTCACGATCGCCGGGACGAAGTGGACGGTCTGGTACGGCAAGGCCGACCCGCCCGTCATCTCCTACGTCCGCAAGACGCCGGTGACCTCGGTGACCAACCTGCCCCTCGACGCCTTCGCCCGTGACGCGATGCTGCGCGGCGTCGTCAAGCCGACCTGGTGGCTCCAGAGCGTGCAGGCCGGGTTCGAGCCGTGGACCGGCGGCGCCGGCCTGACGACGACGTCCTTCTCGGTCACCCGCAACGGCCAGTAG
- a CDS encoding class I adenylate-forming enzyme family protein: MTLTTSYRPADTDPPLWEETVGALLVRRAAEHPDRPALVGTRHGDGAPVRLTYAELLDEARRVATALTRLVGPGEPVALWAPNVVEWPVIEYGAALAGVVLVALNPVLRRPELEYALGHSRATVLLHAERSRDHDMTAIARQLPGVTAISLADTARWRAEAADDAVVAAEPTDPSAPVMLQYTSGTTGNPKGVLLRHRSLVGVAQLTMAVTAAAPGAVCVNPLPMFHTASCVIGTLGPLCLGGTEVLVEQFAPGPVLDLLHREEASVLFYVPAVLGALLEAQRTDDRPAPRLRTVMGGASTVSPTMIQAAEDVFGAAVINLFGQTELAPVLTATRPDDARADQLGTVGRPLPHVEVKIVDPVDGEVVPLGAPGEICARGYQQMLCYLHDPEATAATVDADGFLHTGDLGALDGRGYLRLTGRLKELIIRKGENIAPPEIENVLVAHAAVDGAAVLGLPDDGSGEVVAAVLRVREAAPGLRDELVAHCRERLSPHKIPACWFVVDEFPLTPTQKVQKFRLAELAASGELRELR; this comes from the coding sequence ATGACCCTCACGACCTCGTACCGCCCGGCGGACACGGACCCGCCGTTGTGGGAGGAGACCGTCGGCGCACTGCTCGTCCGACGCGCGGCCGAGCACCCCGACCGGCCCGCGCTCGTCGGCACCCGGCACGGCGACGGCGCGCCGGTACGGCTGACCTACGCGGAGCTCCTCGACGAGGCCCGCCGCGTCGCCACCGCGCTGACCCGGCTCGTCGGGCCCGGGGAGCCGGTCGCGCTGTGGGCGCCGAACGTCGTCGAGTGGCCGGTGATCGAGTACGGCGCCGCGCTCGCGGGCGTCGTGCTCGTCGCGCTCAACCCGGTGCTGCGGCGCCCGGAGCTGGAGTACGCGCTCGGGCACTCGCGCGCAACGGTGCTGCTGCACGCCGAGCGCAGTCGGGACCACGACATGACGGCGATCGCGCGGCAGCTCCCCGGCGTCACCGCGATCAGCCTCGCCGACACCGCCCGGTGGCGCGCCGAGGCGGCCGACGACGCCGTGGTCGCCGCCGAGCCGACGGACCCGTCCGCGCCGGTGATGCTGCAGTACACCTCGGGCACGACCGGGAACCCGAAGGGCGTCCTGCTGCGGCACCGGTCGCTGGTCGGCGTCGCGCAGCTGACGATGGCGGTGACCGCAGCGGCCCCCGGCGCGGTGTGCGTGAACCCGCTGCCGATGTTCCACACCGCCTCGTGCGTCATCGGCACCCTCGGCCCGCTGTGCCTGGGCGGCACCGAGGTGCTCGTGGAGCAGTTCGCCCCGGGGCCGGTCCTGGACCTCCTGCACCGCGAGGAGGCGTCCGTCCTGTTCTACGTCCCGGCCGTGCTCGGGGCACTCCTCGAGGCGCAGCGCACCGACGACCGCCCGGCCCCTCGCCTGCGCACCGTGATGGGCGGGGCCTCGACCGTCTCCCCCACGATGATCCAGGCCGCCGAGGACGTCTTCGGCGCCGCCGTGATCAACCTCTTCGGGCAGACCGAGCTCGCCCCGGTCCTCACGGCCACCCGTCCCGACGACGCCCGCGCCGACCAGCTCGGGACCGTCGGCCGCCCGCTCCCCCACGTCGAGGTGAAGATCGTCGACCCGGTCGACGGCGAGGTGGTGCCGCTCGGGGCACCGGGTGAGATCTGTGCCCGCGGCTACCAGCAGATGCTCTGCTACCTGCACGACCCGGAGGCCACCGCCGCGACCGTCGACGCCGACGGCTTCCTGCACACCGGCGACCTCGGCGCCCTCGACGGGCGCGGCTACCTGCGCCTCACCGGCCGGCTCAAGGAACTGATCATCCGCAAGGGCGAGAACATCGCCCCGCCGGAGATCGAGAACGTGCTCGTCGCCCACGCCGCGGTCGACGGGGCGGCGGTGCTCGGTCTTCCCGACGACGGGTCCGGGGAGGTCGTCGCCGCCGTCCTGCGGGTCCGGGAGGCCGCGCCCGGCCTGCGGGACGAACTCGTCGCGCACTGCCGGGAGCGGCTCTCGCCGCACAAGATCCCGGCGTGCTGGTTCGTGGTCGACGAGTTCCCGCTGACGCCCACGCAGAAGGTGCAGAAGTTCCGGCTCGCGGAGCTCGCCGCGTCGGGCGAGCTCCGCGAGCTGCGCTGA
- a CDS encoding acyl-CoA dehydrogenase family protein, giving the protein MTGSIAELRRRVADFLAVHGCRTGEAPSRSRRPGEYVAAARVHQRALADAGLAGITWPQAYGGLGLGPEHRAAFDAEAAGYETFSALFTIGLGMCGPVLLALGTQEQRTRYLPPLLRADEVWCQLFSEPGAGSDLAALATRATPDGDGWRVSGQKVWTTYAHHSDRGLLLARTDPGKPKHRGITMFALDMAAPGVTTRPLRQATGDAEFNEVFLDDVRVGPEDVVGAVDEGWRAATLMLMNERVALADSPIGSPVTLEAVVALARRTGRAGDPVVRKAVADAYVAHQQVELFARRIAGEVSVGRDPGALASIGKLAAGRLATQVAALAMEVAGPDAVAWDPADPDGGLWAYGELYAPSLSIAGGTEQIQRTVLGERVLGLPREPSTDRDVPFRDLRRG; this is encoded by the coding sequence ATGACCGGGAGCATCGCGGAGCTGCGGCGTCGCGTCGCCGACTTCCTCGCCGTCCACGGGTGCCGGACGGGTGAGGCGCCGAGCCGGTCGCGACGACCGGGCGAGTACGTCGCCGCGGCGCGCGTCCACCAGCGCGCGCTGGCCGACGCCGGGCTCGCCGGGATCACCTGGCCGCAGGCGTACGGCGGGCTCGGTCTCGGGCCGGAGCACCGGGCGGCGTTCGACGCCGAGGCCGCCGGGTACGAGACGTTCTCGGCACTGTTCACCATCGGGCTGGGGATGTGCGGGCCGGTCCTGCTCGCCCTCGGCACCCAGGAGCAGCGGACGCGGTACCTGCCGCCGCTGCTGCGCGCCGACGAGGTGTGGTGCCAGCTGTTCTCCGAGCCGGGCGCCGGCTCCGACCTCGCGGCCCTGGCCACCCGGGCGACCCCGGACGGCGACGGCTGGCGCGTCTCCGGGCAGAAGGTGTGGACCACCTACGCCCACCACAGCGACCGCGGCCTCCTGCTCGCCCGCACCGACCCCGGGAAGCCGAAGCACCGCGGCATCACCATGTTCGCGCTCGACATGGCCGCGCCCGGGGTCACCACGCGTCCGCTGCGTCAGGCCACCGGCGACGCCGAGTTCAACGAGGTGTTCCTCGACGACGTCCGGGTCGGCCCGGAGGACGTCGTCGGCGCGGTCGACGAGGGCTGGCGCGCGGCCACGCTCATGCTGATGAACGAGCGGGTGGCGCTCGCCGACAGCCCGATCGGCTCGCCGGTCACGCTCGAGGCCGTCGTCGCCCTCGCGCGACGGACCGGCCGGGCCGGCGACCCCGTCGTCCGGAAGGCCGTGGCCGACGCGTACGTCGCGCACCAGCAGGTGGAGCTCTTCGCGCGCCGCATCGCGGGTGAGGTGTCTGTCGGACGGGACCCGGGCGCCCTGGCGTCGATCGGGAAGCTCGCCGCCGGGCGGCTGGCCACCCAGGTCGCCGCCCTCGCGATGGAGGTCGCGGGACCGGACGCCGTCGCGTGGGACCCGGCCGACCCCGACGGCGGGCTCTGGGCCTACGGCGAGCTCTACGCGCCGTCGCTGTCGATCGCCGGGGGCACCGAGCAGATCCAGCGCACGGTGCTCGGCGAGCGGGTGCTCGGCCTGCCCCGCGAGCCCTCGACCGACCGCGACGTCCCGTTCCGCGACCTGCGCCGTGGCTGA